Proteins found in one Alicyclobacillus cycloheptanicus genomic segment:
- a CDS encoding TetR/AcrR family transcriptional regulator, with the protein MMIHSHLDSHEEGRGIATKRDEAKYDAILQAAIEVMAESGYHHAQISRIARAAGVADGTVYLYFKNKEDILVSLLRRSIGHIVALGQARLGKLTNAEEKLREIVSLYFEQLGANPKLAMVTQVHLRQVDANIRREIGSIMRPFYDALDDIVQSGIAEGVIRPTVNRRIARRMIFGTMDETVSAWVLTGSKYRLTDLTDDVVDVLLHGLSRGTGYGSTGADVQDAAQNAERSVEA; encoded by the coding sequence ATGATGATTCATTCACACTTGGACTCACACGAGGAGGGGAGGGGCATCGCGACCAAACGGGACGAGGCAAAGTACGACGCAATTCTCCAGGCGGCAATTGAGGTGATGGCCGAATCCGGTTACCACCACGCGCAAATTTCGCGCATCGCACGTGCAGCCGGAGTGGCGGACGGAACTGTCTACTTGTACTTCAAGAACAAGGAGGACATTCTCGTCTCGCTGCTGCGCCGCAGCATTGGTCATATTGTCGCGCTTGGACAGGCGCGTCTGGGGAAGTTGACAAATGCGGAGGAGAAACTTCGCGAGATTGTATCCCTGTACTTTGAACAACTCGGCGCAAATCCGAAACTTGCAATGGTTACACAGGTGCACCTCCGCCAGGTCGACGCGAACATTCGCAGAGAAATCGGAAGCATCATGCGGCCGTTCTACGATGCGCTGGACGACATCGTCCAGAGCGGCATTGCCGAAGGGGTCATTCGCCCCACGGTGAATCGGCGCATCGCAAGGCGAATGATTTTCGGTACCATGGACGAGACCGTCAGCGCCTGGGTGCTCACTGGCAGCAAGTATCGCTTGACGGATTTGACGGACGATGTGGTCGATGTGCTGCTGCATGGGTTATCTCGCGGCACCGGCTACGGGTCAACTGGCGCTGACGTGCAGGACGCAGCGCAGAATGCGGAGAGGAGTGTCGAAGCGTGA
- a CDS encoding electron transfer flavoprotein subunit beta/FixA family protein, which yields MNILVCLKQTFDTEERITVENGAVKEDGVKFVINPYDEYAVEEAIRLKEEGDAEVTVVTIGPDRAEEALRTALAMGADEAILVDDPAAFGDEYTAAKVLAKVAQRKQYDLIIGGNQAVDDGSGQVAVRLAEELGIPHISTLTKLVVEGNQVTGHRDAEGDEEIVTATLPVLVTAQQGLNDPRYPSLIGIRKAGKKPLERLTLADLGLDAEDVKPRTAVIETFLPKPKEAGKVLQGELADQVKELVQSLRTVDKVVG from the coding sequence GTGAACATCCTGGTTTGCCTGAAGCAGACGTTTGATACAGAGGAGCGCATCACGGTCGAGAACGGCGCGGTCAAAGAAGATGGGGTTAAATTCGTGATCAACCCGTACGACGAGTACGCGGTCGAAGAAGCGATTCGATTGAAAGAGGAAGGCGACGCCGAAGTGACCGTCGTGACCATCGGTCCCGACCGGGCGGAGGAAGCGCTGCGCACCGCCTTGGCGATGGGGGCCGACGAGGCCATCCTGGTGGACGATCCAGCGGCGTTTGGCGATGAATATACAGCAGCGAAGGTGCTGGCGAAAGTGGCACAGCGCAAGCAGTACGACTTGATTATCGGCGGCAACCAGGCCGTTGACGACGGCTCCGGTCAGGTCGCGGTGCGGCTTGCGGAGGAACTCGGTATTCCGCACATCTCCACCCTGACCAAGCTGGTGGTGGAAGGCAATCAGGTCACCGGACACCGCGATGCGGAGGGGGACGAAGAAATTGTCACCGCAACGCTGCCGGTGTTGGTGACTGCACAGCAGGGCCTGAATGACCCGCGCTACCCGTCGCTGATCGGAATCCGCAAGGCTGGCAAGAAGCCGCTGGAGCGCTTGACGCTGGCCGACCTGGGCCTTGACGCAGAGGATGTGAAGCCGCGGACCGCAGTGATTGAGACGTTCCTGCCGAAGCCGAAAGAAGCAGGCAAGGTGCTCCAGGGTGAACTGGCCGACCAAGTCAAGGAACTGGTCCAGTCGCTGCGCACCGTTGACAAAGTCGTCGGCTAA